Proteins encoded in a region of the Sulfurospirillum arsenophilum NBRC 109478 genome:
- a CDS encoding threonine/serine ThrE exporter family protein, with translation MHRISKGFPTISKEEQTRITTIVVRVAVMLLEYGAESRLIEQLSSRLGVALGCTSIEISLIPSAIVLTTLIGDSSVTTTRRAHEQPINMSIVHQIVTICIAAEQNPRDIMMVERSLANIHANPYPSWLIVPMIGLSCAAFSHLQGADWPGFWITFLAASVGMMVRRALSSRNYSLLIVFAFTAFVCTIIASLSFYHGLSSSGRVVLSSSVLLLVPGFPYINSMLDAFKGYISMGWGRWTQATLLTLMSSLGIMLAMGLLDIKGW, from the coding sequence ATGCATAGAATATCAAAAGGATTTCCCACGATCTCAAAGGAAGAACAAACCAGAATTACTACTATTGTTGTCCGCGTTGCTGTCATGCTCCTTGAATATGGAGCCGAAAGCCGTTTGATCGAGCAGTTATCGTCTCGTTTGGGTGTGGCGCTTGGGTGTACTTCCATTGAAATTTCTCTGATTCCCTCCGCCATTGTTTTAACGACACTCATTGGCGATTCTTCGGTCACGACCACAAGACGCGCGCATGAACAGCCGATCAATATGTCTATTGTGCATCAAATCGTTACTATTTGCATTGCTGCGGAACAAAACCCTCGTGACATTATGATGGTTGAGCGTTCACTTGCAAACATTCACGCAAACCCTTATCCTAGTTGGTTGATTGTTCCCATGATTGGGCTTTCGTGTGCAGCTTTTAGCCATTTACAAGGTGCGGATTGGCCGGGTTTTTGGATTACTTTTTTAGCAGCCTCTGTGGGTATGATGGTACGCAGGGCACTCTCAAGTCGTAATTACTCTTTGCTGATCGTCTTTGCGTTTACCGCGTTTGTGTGTACTATAATCGCCAGTCTCTCTTTTTATCATGGGTTAAGCTCCTCTGGGCGCGTTGTTCTCTCTTCCAGTGTTCTACTCCTCGTTCCGGGTTTTCCGTATATCAACTCGATGCTTGATGCCTTTAAAGGGTATATCAGCATGGGGTGGGGGCGTTGGACACAAGCGACGTTATTGACCCTTATGTCTTCTCTTGGGATCATGCTCGCCATGGGGCTTTTGGATATAAAAGGATGGTAA
- a CDS encoding threonine/serine exporter family protein yields MMAWFTLLLNSVWAAIPAVGFGMIFNVPRSTLPLCAVGGAVTYGFREVLLFNNLSIELATFIATTAIGIIGVFWSRRYVMPRPVYTVPSIIPMIPGTYAYEMMISLVTMNTVGVTDALLSSFIQNGLHAISILFAIAFGLVLPSMYYTKRKQPII; encoded by the coding sequence ATGATGGCATGGTTTACACTTTTACTTAATTCCGTGTGGGCGGCAATTCCTGCTGTCGGGTTTGGAATGATTTTCAATGTTCCGCGCTCAACGCTACCTTTGTGTGCTGTGGGTGGTGCAGTGACGTATGGTTTCCGAGAAGTGCTGCTGTTCAATAATCTCTCCATTGAGCTTGCAACGTTTATTGCCACAACGGCTATTGGGATTATCGGTGTTTTTTGGTCACGTCGTTACGTGATGCCTAGACCCGTTTACACGGTTCCCTCCATCATCCCGATGATTCCCGGTACGTATGCTTATGAGATGATGATTAGCCTTGTAACGATGAATACGGTTGGGGTCACGGATGCCCTGCTTTCAAGCTTTATTCAAAATGGATTACATGCGATTAGTATTTTATTTGCCATTGCTTTTGGTTTGGTTTTGCCTTCTATGTATTACACCAAGCGTAAACAGCCTATCATTTAG
- a CDS encoding circularly permuted type 2 ATP-grasp protein — translation MIESESPLYDAFKGILNTIDKKRVQELLAYMNTEAINFNLFKNNAFIERKFPFDIIPRIVSSSEFSYLEKGIQQRIHALNLFLEDIYGAQKILKDGIIPSEFVFSSKAYLPAFANTPVAKNIRVHISGIDLVKNSVGDGWVVLEDNLRVPSGVSYPLSLRMLTRKVFPEFFEKLPIQSVQDYPKRLAAAMEHVSTGGINVILTPGRYNSAFYEHSYLAKESGAILATGDDLVVEKDKLYLKTYSGKKARVGSVYRRLDDDALDPIEFNPDSLIGVPNITQVYRAGNVALLNSIGNGIADDKGIYYFVPDMIRYYLKEDPILQNAPTYLAFFDKDRHHILQNIRNLVIKDVAEAGGYGVIFGSLLTKPEREKLKDAINAEPRRFIAQEIIEFYDIECLDETGAFSPRKADLRMFSLYGEDIFVWPGGLTRFAMDPTSYIVNSSQGGGFKDTWILKEKR, via the coding sequence ATGATTGAGTCAGAAAGTCCACTCTACGATGCTTTCAAAGGCATCTTAAACACCATCGACAAAAAACGCGTCCAAGAGTTGCTCGCCTACATGAATACCGAAGCGATCAACTTCAACCTTTTCAAAAACAACGCTTTTATAGAGCGAAAATTTCCCTTTGACATCATTCCTCGCATTGTCTCTTCGAGTGAATTTTCATACCTTGAAAAAGGGATACAACAGCGCATCCATGCACTCAATCTCTTTTTAGAAGACATCTATGGCGCACAGAAAATTCTTAAAGATGGCATTATTCCTAGCGAATTTGTCTTTTCATCCAAAGCATATCTGCCCGCTTTTGCCAACACGCCTGTGGCTAAAAACATCCGTGTGCATATTAGCGGTATCGACCTTGTTAAAAATAGTGTAGGAGATGGCTGGGTTGTGTTGGAAGACAACCTCAGAGTTCCAAGTGGCGTGAGTTACCCACTCTCTTTACGAATGCTAACACGTAAAGTATTTCCTGAGTTTTTTGAAAAACTGCCGATCCAAAGTGTGCAGGACTATCCTAAACGTTTAGCTGCAGCGATGGAACACGTCAGTACGGGTGGTATCAACGTCATCTTAACACCCGGTCGTTATAACTCTGCCTTTTACGAACACTCCTATCTTGCGAAAGAGAGCGGTGCTATCTTAGCCACAGGCGATGACTTGGTCGTTGAGAAAGACAAACTCTACCTCAAAACCTACAGCGGTAAAAAAGCACGTGTGGGTTCTGTGTATCGAAGACTTGATGATGACGCACTCGATCCTATCGAGTTCAACCCTGATTCCTTAATTGGTGTACCCAACATCACACAAGTGTACCGTGCAGGCAATGTTGCTTTGTTGAACAGCATTGGTAATGGCATCGCGGATGATAAAGGCATCTACTACTTTGTACCCGATATGATTCGCTATTACCTTAAAGAAGATCCAATCTTGCAAAATGCCCCAACATACTTGGCGTTTTTTGACAAAGATCGCCACCACATTTTGCAAAACATACGCAATCTCGTCATCAAAGATGTTGCAGAAGCGGGAGGGTATGGCGTTATCTTTGGTTCACTTCTGACAAAACCAGAACGTGAGAAGCTCAAAGATGCGATTAACGCAGAACCACGTCGTTTCATCGCTCAAGAGATCATCGAGTTTTATGACATCGAGTGTTTGGATGAAACAGGGGCTTTTTCACCACGCAAAGCAGACCTGAGGATGTTCTCGCTTTATGGTGAAGATATCTTCGTCTGGCCCGGTGGACTGACCCGTTTTGCTATGGATCCGACCAGCTACATCGTCAACTCCTCACAAGGTGGCGGTTTTAAAGATACGTGGATTTTAAAGGAGAAGCGATGA
- a CDS encoding M14 family metallopeptidase, translated as MREEILCEITSLSREPLRIKGFRFGIPNSKPSCVIVGPLTGTAIDQLWVASRLVRFLRQQELENPAFIKGEILVVPAVNPYSFNMGKSFWPMDNTDIDAMFPGYDKGESTQRIAAKLFEKINHFEYAVVLEARKDRAECIPYVKVLKTGYEDVNDAQAFGLDFIHYKDPTPSDTVSLNYNWQIWNAKSFSIISGKKGTLRKIESTKVFDALIRFLAKKGIIDYAAFEGAVGNVITSEDMEVVKSNAAGLFDALTPIGEHVVHGQPLARIYNALDGSLLQTIIAPCEGIVSCKYDYPLIFQNAVAFRIIKLALPH; from the coding sequence ATGAGAGAAGAGATACTGTGTGAAATCACCTCACTAAGCAGAGAGCCCCTACGCATTAAAGGGTTTCGTTTTGGCATTCCCAATAGCAAACCAAGCTGTGTTATTGTGGGACCCCTTACAGGTACGGCTATTGACCAACTCTGGGTCGCTTCAAGGCTTGTTCGCTTTTTACGCCAACAAGAGCTGGAAAACCCTGCTTTTATTAAGGGTGAGATTTTAGTCGTTCCCGCGGTCAATCCCTACTCATTTAATATGGGGAAATCCTTTTGGCCTATGGATAACACCGACATTGATGCCATGTTTCCAGGCTACGATAAAGGAGAGTCAACCCAACGCATTGCTGCCAAGCTTTTTGAAAAAATCAATCACTTTGAGTACGCCGTAGTCCTAGAAGCGAGAAAAGATCGCGCTGAGTGTATTCCTTACGTTAAGGTACTCAAAACGGGCTATGAAGATGTGAATGATGCACAAGCATTTGGGCTGGATTTCATTCACTACAAAGACCCCACACCTAGCGATACGGTTTCTTTGAACTATAACTGGCAAATTTGGAACGCGAAGTCTTTTTCGATCATTTCTGGTAAAAAAGGCACGCTTCGCAAAATAGAATCAACCAAAGTTTTTGATGCATTGATTCGCTTTTTAGCCAAAAAAGGGATTATCGATTATGCGGCCTTTGAAGGTGCCGTGGGTAATGTTATCACGTCAGAAGATATGGAAGTGGTCAAAAGCAATGCTGCAGGGCTTTTTGACGCCCTTACACCCATTGGTGAACACGTCGTTCATGGTCAACCACTCGCTCGCATTTACAACGCCTTGGATGGCTCACTTTTACAAACCATCATTGCACCTTGTGAAGGCATCGTCTCGTGTAAATACGACTATCCCCTCATCTTCCAAAATGCCGTGGCATTTCGCATCATTAAATTAGCGTTACCACACTAG
- a CDS encoding heavy metal translocating P-type ATPase: MQFHDKVPQVCSTTTDSCCSRCKPIETHSHDHDHHHEGFDDTSLKEMLKSWHFITFCIGAVLFISAVLMDESNPLMFWTYLISFFLVGGEILYMAVTNLFKGHVFDENFLMGLATVGAFSIGQYPEGVAVMLFFRVGEFFQDLAVARSRKSITKLMDIRPDFANLQTDEGEQKVAPNDVNLGSRIIVKPGEKIPLDGIILEGRSTLDTSALTGESLPKEVSVGSEVLSGTINKTGVIIVETTKLFAESTVSKILDLVQNASAKKAKTEQFITQFAKYYTPLVVISAALLAFVPPLLMQDALLSDWFRRSLVFLVVSCPCALVVSIPLSFFGGIGGASKNGILVKGGNFLEALNGVDTVVLDKTGTLTKGIFSVTSIKTLNGHSEADVLRLAALAEMHSNHPIALSIKRAYTEPLEAVVSDYEELAGYGVKAIIDGKTILAGNDKLLLEQGIAHEPLNTPDTVVYVVIEGVLAGYLTIADEPKEDSKRAILALQALGIKDIVMLTGDNKAAAKKVAKELGITHVEAELLPHQKVEKLEEIMARKSGKGKTVFVGDGINDAPVLARADIGIAMGGVGSDAAIEAADVVIMTDEISKVATALKIAQKTHAIVWQNIVFALGVKGIILIMGAMGIATMWEAVFGDVGVALIAVLNATRVLTHK; the protein is encoded by the coding sequence ATGCAATTTCATGACAAAGTACCCCAAGTGTGCTCCACGACAACGGATAGCTGTTGTTCAAGGTGTAAACCCATCGAAACCCATTCACACGACCATGACCACCATCACGAAGGGTTTGATGACACAAGCTTAAAAGAGATGCTCAAATCGTGGCATTTCATCACGTTCTGCATTGGTGCGGTGCTGTTTATCTCCGCTGTTTTGATGGACGAAAGCAACCCACTTATGTTTTGGACCTATCTGATTAGCTTTTTCTTAGTCGGTGGCGAAATTCTTTACATGGCAGTCACTAACCTTTTTAAAGGTCATGTTTTCGATGAGAACTTTTTGATGGGACTTGCCACGGTAGGTGCGTTTAGCATCGGTCAATACCCTGAAGGTGTTGCGGTTATGCTCTTCTTCCGCGTCGGTGAATTTTTCCAAGACTTAGCCGTTGCTCGTTCACGCAAATCCATCACCAAATTGATGGACATACGCCCTGACTTTGCCAATTTACAAACCGATGAGGGTGAGCAAAAAGTAGCCCCGAATGACGTGAATTTGGGCAGTCGCATCATCGTTAAGCCAGGTGAAAAAATTCCACTCGATGGCATCATCTTAGAGGGTCGCTCTACGCTAGATACTTCGGCTCTTACCGGTGAATCTTTGCCAAAAGAGGTTTCAGTGGGCAGTGAAGTTCTCTCTGGCACTATCAATAAAACAGGCGTTATCATCGTCGAGACAACCAAGCTTTTCGCTGAGTCTACCGTCTCAAAAATCTTAGACCTTGTGCAAAATGCCAGCGCTAAAAAAGCAAAAACAGAGCAATTCATCACGCAGTTTGCCAAATACTATACGCCACTGGTCGTGATCTCCGCCGCCCTGCTCGCTTTTGTGCCACCGCTTCTTATGCAAGACGCGCTTTTAAGTGACTGGTTTAGACGCTCCCTTGTTTTCTTGGTCGTTTCATGCCCTTGCGCGCTGGTCGTTTCCATTCCGCTTAGTTTTTTTGGTGGTATTGGCGGAGCTTCTAAAAACGGCATTTTAGTTAAAGGCGGAAACTTCCTTGAAGCCCTCAATGGTGTTGATACCGTCGTTCTGGACAAAACAGGAACCCTTACCAAAGGCATTTTTAGTGTCACTTCCATCAAAACACTCAACGGGCATAGTGAAGCCGATGTTTTGCGTCTTGCGGCGTTAGCTGAAATGCACTCAAACCATCCCATCGCCCTTTCGATCAAGCGTGCTTACACAGAACCTTTGGAAGCCGTTGTAAGCGACTATGAAGAGCTTGCAGGCTATGGTGTCAAAGCGATCATCGACGGTAAAACCATTCTTGCGGGCAATGACAAACTCCTCCTTGAGCAAGGCATCGCGCATGAACCACTTAACACACCTGATACGGTTGTTTATGTCGTCATTGAAGGTGTTTTAGCTGGGTATCTCACCATCGCCGATGAGCCAAAAGAGGACAGTAAACGAGCTATTTTAGCCCTTCAAGCACTGGGTATTAAAGATATTGTGATGCTTACGGGTGACAATAAAGCTGCCGCTAAAAAGGTGGCAAAAGAGCTAGGCATTACTCATGTTGAGGCGGAGCTTTTACCACACCAAAAAGTCGAAAAACTCGAAGAAATTATGGCACGAAAAAGTGGCAAAGGTAAAACCGTTTTTGTAGGCGATGGCATCAATGACGCACCTGTACTAGCACGTGCAGACATCGGCATCGCGATGGGTGGTGTGGGCTCTGATGCTGCCATTGAAGCGGCAGATGTGGTCATTATGACCGATGAGATCAGCAAAGTTGCCACAGCCCTTAAAATCGCTCAAAAAACCCATGCCATCGTTTGGCAAAACATCGTCTTTGCACTGGGTGTTAAAGGGATTATTTTGATCATGGGAGCAATGGGAATTGCCACGATGTGGGAAGCTGTTTTTGGCGATGTTGGCGTTGCGTTGATCGCTGTTTTAAATGCCACACGCGTTCTAACTCATAAATAA
- a CDS encoding transglutaminase domain-containing protein, translated as MSMKVNFSYAFTLNFKEAVRKHAFCLRMLPISNGVQTLLDWELHINNDVPFFLTKDGFGNDLLFGTIEKFHRNFEAMLTGSVAFHGSYQYKDNENAALYLHPTTLTPFSSLSHDYLETLMLPQSPLSLTKMLNQTIFQNFEYLAGVSTTTCDADALLLRHNGVCQDFSHLLITLLRLSGIPARYVAGFIDGEGESHAWVEAFIDGYWRGFDPTNGVMLEHQPYIKIAHGRDFMDCRLNRGVFIGKSQQNLHVNVTVAREEQ; from the coding sequence ATGTCCATGAAAGTTAATTTCTCATACGCATTTACCCTTAATTTTAAAGAAGCCGTACGCAAGCATGCCTTTTGCTTACGTATGCTTCCCATCAGTAATGGTGTACAAACACTTCTTGATTGGGAGCTTCATATCAACAATGATGTGCCATTTTTCTTAACCAAAGATGGCTTTGGAAACGATCTGCTGTTTGGTACGATTGAAAAATTCCACCGCAATTTTGAAGCGATGCTCACAGGGAGTGTCGCCTTTCACGGAAGCTATCAGTACAAAGATAACGAGAATGCCGCTTTGTATCTGCACCCAACGACACTAACACCCTTTTCATCGCTATCGCATGATTATTTGGAGACGTTGATGCTTCCTCAATCACCGCTGAGTTTAACAAAGATGCTCAACCAAACCATTTTTCAAAACTTTGAGTATTTAGCGGGAGTTTCAACCACAACCTGTGATGCCGATGCTCTGCTTTTACGTCACAATGGTGTCTGTCAAGACTTTAGCCACCTGCTCATTACCCTCCTTCGCCTGAGTGGCATTCCTGCACGTTATGTTGCTGGGTTTATTGATGGCGAGGGTGAAAGCCACGCGTGGGTAGAAGCTTTCATTGATGGGTACTGGAGAGGGTTTGACCCAACCAATGGCGTTATGTTAGAACATCAGCCTTACATCAAAATCGCCCATGGACGCGACTTTATGGACTGCCGCCTTAACCGTGGTGTCTTTATAGGAAAGAGCCAACAAAATTTACATGTAAACGTTACTGTTGCAAGGGAAGAACAATGA
- a CDS encoding alpha-E domain-containing protein → MILISPQSAEQLYWMGRYIQRAESMTRLVIQLFDKILDVDFDDAKNFYARLGIELSYDSSQEFLRKSVFDVEYASLISVINCARENAILTRSHLSNRMFSRINALYLAYQAAKEERTVSVFWLESTLKELDAIWGNLELSLVEAKESPLIQFGKVVERMDLNIRMYDSIEAALLDVEKLNIIAEKVRPNHKHVALSSSNKFKTLEKINSVYGTLAYVHES, encoded by the coding sequence ATGATTCTCATATCACCTCAAAGTGCAGAACAACTTTACTGGATGGGTCGTTACATCCAAAGAGCAGAGAGTATGACTCGCCTTGTTATCCAACTTTTTGATAAAATACTCGACGTTGATTTTGATGATGCTAAAAATTTCTATGCCAGACTGGGCATTGAGCTTTCATACGACTCTTCGCAAGAATTTTTGCGCAAAAGTGTTTTTGATGTGGAGTATGCAAGTCTTATCTCTGTTATTAACTGTGCAAGAGAAAATGCGATTTTGACACGTTCCCACTTATCAAATCGTATGTTTAGCCGTATAAATGCTCTCTATCTTGCCTATCAAGCGGCAAAAGAAGAGCGTACTGTTTCCGTATTTTGGCTTGAATCAACCCTTAAAGAGCTTGATGCCATTTGGGGGAATTTAGAGCTTTCCCTCGTGGAAGCCAAAGAGTCACCTTTGATTCAATTTGGAAAGGTTGTGGAGAGGATGGATTTGAATATTCGTATGTATGACAGCATTGAAGCCGCCCTTTTGGATGTGGAAAAGCTCAATATTATTGCAGAAAAAGTTCGTCCAAACCATAAACATGTCGCCCTTTCATCGAGCAATAAATTTAAAACATTAGAAAAAATAAATTCAGTTTACGGAACACTGGCCTATGTCCATGAAAGTTAA
- a CDS encoding M14 family metallopeptidase, with translation MIEEVFSVKLPVDETLKLKRNRFNPPDIAKSTKRISIITGTHGDELEGQYVCYLLIKWLRENPTKIKGIVDIYPSMNPMGIDSITRNFPFYDVDLNRSFPGHTADFLPAQVANAIVETVKGSDFAIDIHASNIFLKELPQIRISRSNAHDLVPLAEKIGIDFIWVHDAVTVLESTFSHALNSVGTKTLVVEMGVGMRITKEYGENLARGLLNFMAHVGIIEEPVHPCKTSVSTQNSSVHFINASDAGIFIPTLEHNVMVTKGEKLGEIIDPLEGVIKESLLSPCDGLLFTIREYPVVYEGSLLARILENPIEVNE, from the coding sequence ATGATAGAAGAAGTTTTTAGTGTCAAACTCCCCGTGGATGAGACGTTAAAACTCAAACGAAACCGTTTCAATCCACCCGACATCGCCAAGTCAACCAAGCGGATTTCCATCATCACGGGAACCCATGGCGATGAACTCGAAGGGCAATATGTCTGCTATTTGCTCATCAAATGGCTTCGGGAAAATCCCACTAAAATCAAGGGCATTGTCGATATATACCCTTCGATGAATCCTATGGGAATCGATAGTATCACACGCAATTTTCCTTTTTACGATGTCGATCTAAACCGTTCATTCCCTGGGCATACCGCGGATTTTCTGCCAGCACAAGTCGCCAATGCCATCGTTGAGACCGTTAAAGGAAGCGACTTTGCCATCGACATTCATGCGAGCAATATTTTTCTAAAAGAGCTTCCACAAATTCGTATTAGCCGCTCAAACGCGCATGATCTCGTACCTCTGGCTGAAAAGATTGGCATTGATTTTATCTGGGTACACGATGCGGTCACTGTTTTAGAGTCCACATTTTCGCATGCCCTAAACTCTGTGGGGACGAAAACCCTTGTGGTGGAGATGGGGGTTGGTATGCGTATTACCAAAGAGTATGGCGAAAATCTTGCTCGTGGTCTTTTAAACTTTATGGCACATGTGGGCATCATTGAGGAGCCAGTACATCCATGCAAAACCTCCGTTTCAACCCAAAACTCTTCGGTGCATTTTATCAATGCCTCTGATGCAGGTATTTTTATACCGACTCTTGAACATAATGTCATGGTCACAAAAGGTGAAAAACTGGGCGAGATCATCGACCCATTAGAAGGTGTCATCAAAGAGAGTTTACTAAGCCCTTGCGATGGGCTTTTGTTTACCATACGTGAATACCCTGTCGTCTATGAAGGTTCGCTTCTTGCACGCATTTTAGAAAATCCGATAGAGGTGAATGAATGA